The proteins below are encoded in one region of Triticum aestivum cultivar Chinese Spring chromosome 1B, IWGSC CS RefSeq v2.1, whole genome shotgun sequence:
- the LOC123123213 gene encoding uncharacterized protein — MAAGWSSLPADLLSEISGRLITDADQLHAHQVCAHWRASISPPAAYRPWVVAARQAPDGLSPVGEYSLQLPRGVPGVDFKAAPPGLPYCCGTPRGWLALADDVRSPTRLVLWEPHSGTEIPLPCLCPVVQVFLSGDPLESSHWMAVATQLRRPRAHILFFWRPGDAAWSGPAAVPCAKLHSVEFHEGNIYCIDRMFNVSIYDLKLGTASPPVLLRCFGMCPSQASESLETHKYWKDCVRAVHVVACRGELLLVLLFHGRRPSLMEVYRPAWTPAEWPFQVGERVTDLGGYALFLGCGDAVALSAKEYPAIRGNCVYYLVHNLPKYRKHWAMVYDLGTGDVDDIPYPEVHKQENGCWPYSWFCPRRPFLKKQVV, encoded by the coding sequence ATGGCCGCCGGCTGGTCCTCCCTCCCCGCCGATCTTCTCAGTGAGATCTCGGGCCGCCTGATCACCGACGCAGACCAGCTCCACGCCCACCAGGTATGCGCCCACTGGCGAGCCTCAATTTCTCCTCCGGCCGCCTACCGCCCGTGGGTCGTCGCCGCCCGACAGGCCCCGGACGGACTGAGCCCAGTCGGCGAGTACTCCCTCCAGCTCCCTCGCGGCGTCCCGGGCGTCGACTTCAAGGCGGCCCCACCCGGTCTCCCGTACTGCTGCGGCACGCCCCGCGGCTGGCTCGCCCTTGCGGACGACGTCCGGTCCCCCACGCGGCTCGTGCTGTGGGAGCCCCACTCCGGCACCGAGATCCCGCTTCCATGCCTGTGCCCGGTCGTCCAGGTCTTCCTCTCCGGCGACCCGCTCGAGTCGTCGCACTGGATGGCCGTCGCGACCCAGCTCAGACGGCCCCGGGCGCATATCCTCTTCTTCTGGCGGCCCGGGGACGCCGCCTGGAGCGGCCCGGCCGCGGTTCCTTGCGCGAAACTCCACAGCGTCGAATTCCATGAGGGGAACATATACTGCATAGACCGCATGTTTAACGTGTCCATCTACGATCTCAAGCTCGGCACGGCGTCCCCTCCCGTGCTCCTCCGGTGCTTCGGCATGTGCCCTAGTCAGGCGTCGGAGTCGTTGGAGACCCACAAGTATTGGAAGGACTGCGTGCGTGCGGTGCACGTCGTGGCCTGCCGCGGCGAGCTCCTGCTCGTGCTGCTGTTCCACGGCCGCCGCCCGTCGCTCATGGAAGTCTACAGGCCGGCGTGGACGCCCGCTGAATGGCCCTTCCAGGTCGGTGAGAGGGTGACTGACCTCGGGGGCTACGCGCTCTTCCTCGGCTGCGGCGACGCCGTTGCGCTGTCTGCCAAGGAGTACCCAGCGATCAGGGGGAACTGCGTTTACTACCTGGTGCACAACCTCCCCAAGTACAGGAAGCATTGGGCAATGGTTTATGATCTGGGGACGGGTGATGTGGACGATATACCTTACCCCGAGGTGCACAAGCAGGAGAATGGCTGCTGGCCATATTCTTGGTTTTGTCCTCGAAGGCCCTTCCTGAAGAAGCAGGTAGTTTAA